ACTCTTCACCATTTTTATCATAACTAATCAACTGGATTTAATATCAATATCGGCTAGTGCTAAAATTACAGTTTACGTGCTAGGTGTGAAGTACGAGCAATCAAGACGAAGCGGGAAGGTTATGAATAGTCTTTGGCTAAGCCTAAGCCCATAACTTCGCGGTAGTGCGCTTCGATTTCACCTACAGTTTTTGATTGACGGTTGAAATCCCACTGACTGCGTTCAAATAAATTTTGTCGCAATTCATTGACATCGATTGTTATAACTTCGCCATTTGCAACGATTTGCTTGCCATTTACCCAAACACTATTGACAGCTTGGGTAGGACGACCAAGAATCAGTAAACCAATAGGATCGGTACGCGGTAGCAGTGATAAGCTAGTGAGATCGTACAGTACGAGATCTGCTTTTTTTCCTGCGGTTAAAGAACCCAACTCCTCAGCCATATTCAAGCCTTTAGCACCACCGAATGCAGCCATTTCTACCGATTGACGCGGAGTAATCCAATTACGGTAGTCGAAGTCGGTGATATTGTGCAGCATTGAGCCGATTTTAATTGCTTCAAGAAGATCTTGCGAGTCGTTACTAGCTGAACCATCGCAACCAAAACTGACATTGACTCCGGCTTGGCGGTATTTTAAAACAGGGGCGATGCCACTTCCCAAACGCAAGTTACTCAAAGGATTGTGAACAACGGTAGATTGCGTTTCTGCCAAGATTGCAACATCTGCATCACTCAACCAGACACAATGTGCTAGCGAGGTGCGATCGCTTAAATAACCAATGCGCTTCAGATGTTCAACTCCACTACAACCGTACTTTTCTTGGGCTAGCTGCTTTTGGGCTTTCGTCTCCAACAAATGCGCGTGACGACAAAGATTGTAGCGATCGCTTAATTCAATACATCCAGCAAACAGCGCATCCGAACACAGTTGAATTCCCGTTGGTGCAACTAAAATATGCACGCCAGCTTCTGGAGCGTGAAACTGCGTGACGACTTCTTGCATCAGTTCTAGCGTTGCTTGCGTCGAGCGAAAATAAGGTGTTGCTTCGCGCTGCGCTTCACCCTTGGGAATTCCACTTGCTAAAGCCTCATCTTGAATTAATGGTCCAATAAATGCTCGAATGCCAACTTCCTGATAAGCTTTAACCACAGCAGAGACAGTTTCTATTTCTTTTCCTGGAATTAATACCAAGTGATCGACAACACTCGTTCCACCCGACAGCAAGGTTTCTACAGCGGTTCCCAGCGCACTTAAATACACTTGTTCAGGGTCGAGAGGGGCAAAATCATAAAGTTCCGCAATCCATAATTCAAGTGGTACTGGCGGAATCAGCCCGCGTTGCCACATTTCCGAAGAGTGCGTGTGAGCGTTTACAAAACCAGGAAGTAATAACTTGTTCTTACCATCAACAACTGTACCAACAATTTCCAAATTAGGAGCAATTTTTGTAATGCGATCGCCCTCGATTTGTACATCTACAGTTTCATAACCACCATCAACTGGAATCAAAACATTCTGAATTGTAAAACTCACAAAATTAACCTTAAAATATCTACTAATCAATTAATTCTAAAACACTTATACAAAGAAACTGTTATCAAAAATCCTTCAAAACACCCTCTAAATTCATAATTCCTTTGTGTCCTTTGTGTCCTTGGTGGTTCATTCAAAATAACCTCTTCTCCCCCCACACAACCGTAAAAATTAATACTTAAATTCAACCATAATTCACCTAAGACAATTATAGAGAAACGAAATTTAAAACGATGAATCGACCCTTACGAACCTTAGGAATTCCACCAAATGCGTGGGCGGTAGATGAAGCGATCGCCGATATTACCCGTCCGCCATTAACCCCTCAAATTATCGCACTGAAAACCGAGACTAAAACCTTATACCTCGACTTAGCCAAAACCGCCATCTTAGTCATTGACATGCAAAATGACTTTTGTCATCCTGACGGTTGGCTAGCACACATTGGTGTTGATATTACCCCCGCCCGCCAGCCCATCGATCCGATTAACAAACTGTTACCAGAATTACGCGATCGCGATGTTCCTGTGATTTGGCTCAACTGGGGAAATCGTTCTGACTTACTCAATATCAGCGCCCACGTGCGTCACGTCTACAATCCTACAGGCGATGGTATCGGACTTGGCGATCCATTGCCGAGTAATAACGCTAGAGTATTAATGGCAGGAAGTTGGGCAGCGGCTGTTGTAGACGAACTCAAACAGTTACCACAAGATATCTGTGTTGATAAGTATCGCATGAGTGGCTTTTGGGACACACCGTTGGATAGCATCCTGCGTAATTTGGGTAGAACTACATTGTTATTTGCAGGAGTCAACGCCGATCAATGTGTTTTAGTCACCTTGCAAGATGCCAATTTTTTAGGGTATGACTGTGTATTAATAAAAGACTGCACCGCGACAACTTCCCCAGAATACTGCTGGCAAGCAACAATTTATAACGTAAAGCAGTGTTTTGGCTTTGTGACCGATTCTCAAGCTATTCTTCATGCGCTAGCAACTAGCAATTAGCATATGGACACAACTCGCTGCATGATCCCCGTTGCCAAATCGCCGCAAGACTATCAAGCTTTTAAAATTAGTCCTGGCGATACGAATAAACTAGCAATTGTCTTCGACACTGCAACTGCAAATATTTCCTTAACCATTTGCGTAGAAATTTTTGAAATTGGTGGCAAAACCCCACCAAACCGCCATCAAATGGCAGTCGAAATGTTTTTTATTTTAGCCGGTGAAGGACGCGCCACTTGTGATGGCAAAACGGTAGCAATTCGAGCAGGAGATAGCGTGTTAGTACCTCCCACAGGAACGCACATGATTGAAAACACAGGCTCGACGCGGTTGTACGCATTGTGTATTATGGTGCCGAATGAAGACTTTGCGGAGTTAATTCGCAGTGGTACACCTGTAGAACTCGATGCGGAGGATTTAGCTGTTTTGCGTCGCTTACCTGCACCAGTATTATGTTGACGGTGCGTCCGAAAGAAAGCGCATCAATGCTGACTCGCGATGGAGTACGGTTAGATGCGGATATTTACCGCCCTGACGCGGAGGGAGAATTTCCAGTATTGTTGATGCGCCAGCCGTATGGCAGAGCGATCGCATCTACGGTAGTTTACGCGCACCCAATTTGGTATGCTGCTCACGGCTATATTGTCGCGATTCAAGACGTACGCGGACGCGGAACCTCACAAGGCGAATTCAAGTTATTCGTCAACGAAATCAACGACGGTGAGGACGCAGTAAACTGGGCAGCAAATTTACCTGGTAGTAATGGCAAGGTAGGAATGTATGGCTTTTCCTATCAAGGAATGACGCAGCTATATGCAGCCGCAGCAAAACCACCAGCATTAAAAACGATTTGTCCAGCGATGGTTGCGTACGATTTGTATACCGACTGGGTATATGAGGGTGGCGCGTTTTGTTTGCAAACGAATTTAGGTTGGGCGATTCAATTAGCAGCGGAAACCGCAAGATTGCAAGGTGATGCAGCGGCGCATCATACACTTTATGCCGCAGCACAGAATATACCACTATACGACCCTGTTCCTAGCCTAAACGAATGCTTGCGCAAACTCGCACCGAATGCTTTTTATCACGAATGGCTCGAACATTCGCAGCCTGATAGTTATTGGGAAGAAATTTCGCCCAAGAAATACTTGCAAAACGTCGATCTACCCATGCTTCACATCGGCGGTTGGTTTGACACTTATCTGCGCGGGACAATTCATCTGTATAAAGATTTTGCAGCACGTAGTGCGTATCGTCAACAGTTACTCGTCGGACCTTGGGCGCATTTACCTTGGAGTCGCAAAGTAGGTGATGTCGATTTTGGCATTGAAGCTTTAAACCCTGTCGATCGCTTGCAAATCAAATGGTTTGATGAGTTCCTTAAAGGAATCGATCGCGGATTATCGCAAGAACCAGCAGTCTGCTTATTTGAAATGGGTAGCAATCAATGGCGCAAATTTGATAGCTGGGACAAGTACACCCATAAACCTTATTATTTGTCAAGTACAGGACTAGCAAGTGTCCGCGAAGATGAAGGTAAATTAGTAACAATTCATCCTGACCCCTGTCCACCTGATGTTTTAGTGCATGACCCGTGGCGACCGGTTCCAGCACTTGGAGGTCACGCCGCATTACCCGCAGGTTCGTTTGAGCGATCGCACATTGACCGCCGTTCGGATGTTTTAACTTATACAACAGATCCCTTGGAAACTGACCTTTATTTTGCAGGAGATGTTGCAGTAAAAATCTGGTGCAGTGCAGATACTCCCTATCATGACTTGTGTGCGGTGCTTTCTGAAGTTCGCAGCAATGGTAAAGTATATAACCTAACGCAAGGTTATTTACACGTAAATGAAATGCGATCGCCTTTACGAGTCGTGTTGCAACCAACTTGTGTCAAAATTGCTAAAGGTCATGCCCTACGTCTCAGTTTAAGCGCCGCGTGTTTTCCAGCGTATCCGATTAATCCTGGTACAGGCTCGCCGATGGGAAGTACGCGACTGATGGATTCGCAAATTGTAACTTTGATGGTTCATTGTGGAGGCGATCGCCCTTCACAAGTTTTGTTACCCGTCGTTACACCTTCTTAATTCTCAGTTAACCCGACAGCCCACTCAAAGTGGACTAAAAGGCTGATTCAGTCTGATTGATCGGATTTGGGCTGTTAGCGGAGGGAGAGTGGGTAATAGATGAAGTTGGTGCAAGATACTATTAATAGAAATTTTTACAATGACCAATTACCAGTTACCATTTGTTACCTTACACTTCTTTTCACCCACATCCCTTTATGACAAACGTCATTGACTTCGTAGAATCCCCAATTGTGTCGCAGTTGCATCCTGTAATAGAAATGACAGATGACCAGTTTTTTGAATTCTGTCAACTTAATCGAGACTTACGCATTGAACGTACGGCTAACGGAGAACTATCTATTATGCTACCTGCGGGTTCAGCACAGGAAATCGTAATTTTAAAATTAGCCAGCAATTAGCAAACTGGACTGATATTGATGGAACCGGAATTGGATTTGATTTTAGTGCTGGATTTATTTTACCAAATGGTGCGATGCGTTCTCCTGATGCAGCGTGGATAAAGCTAAAAAGATAGAACACACTTGCAGTTAAACAACAAGAAAAATTTGCACCCATCGCCCCTGATTTTGTTAGAGAACTGCGTTCTGCTAGTGACAGTTTAAAAAAGCTACAAGAAGAAATGCAAAAGTACATTGATAATGGCGTTCACCTAGGATGGTTAATTGACCGCAAACATCAGAAAGTTTATGTTTTTCGCCCTAATTTTCCTCTAAAATGTCTCGATAATCCGGTAACAGTTAGTAAAGAGCCGGTATTGCCTGGATTTGTATTGGAATTAAATAAAGTTTGGTAGTAGAAAAGATTATGAACCTTATTTTACATATCACGCAACGCGCTCAATGGGAAACCGCACAAAAAGTTGGAATTTATCGCAGCAACACCCTAGAATCAGAAGGATTTATTCACTGTTCTACTCCACAGCAAGTTATCAATGTAGCCAATACATTTTTTAGAAATCAACAAGGATTAGTTTTGCTTTGTATTGATTCTGATAAAGTTCAAGCAGAAATCCGTTACGAAGGAACACAACAAGATGAACTCTTTCCGCATATTTATGGTGCGTTAAATCTTGATGCTGTATTTCAAGTACTTAATTTTCAACCTAATCAAGACGGAAGTTTCGCCTTTCCTCTAGAGATTATTAGCTTTATGTCTTAACACCACTCTCTATTCATCTCTTAATCTTTGCGCACTTTGTGCACTTAGTGGTTCATTATAAAATTACCATATGCAATAGTAATCTTTGATATTGAGAAGCAGTTTATAAAGAACTGTAACTGAAAGGCAAGTCTGCTGGTTGTAGGTGAGCTGACGCAGCATCAATCGAATTATCGCAACACAAATAAAGATCTCATTTTGTTGCCATCAATACCTTCATCACTCAAAGATACTGGTGGATGAAGGGGTTGTCAGAAAACGACGAGAAGGATTAATTAGATATCATTCCTTAAATCATGCCTTTGTAGCTAATTGTCTAGAAAGCGTTGCTAGACTAGTTTGAAACAGCTGCCCTACATTGCGCTGCACCGGAACGGAAAAGATGGTTGGTTGAGTCGCAAAAGTTATTGGCGTCCGGCGAGCTTAACGTTGGGTATCAGGGAGTGGTTTCATGGAAAAGCCGAACATCGATACAAGCAAACCCGCCATTGAGAGGGGCAACATGCCGCTTGTCGGGAAGCTCAAATTTTATTTCAAGAACCCTATT
The Chroococcidiopsis sp. TS-821 genome window above contains:
- a CDS encoding amidohydrolase produces the protein MSFTIQNVLIPVDGGYETVDVQIEGDRITKIAPNLEIVGTVVDGKNKLLLPGFVNAHTHSSEMWQRGLIPPVPLELWIAELYDFAPLDPEQVYLSALGTAVETLLSGGTSVVDHLVLIPGKEIETVSAVVKAYQEVGIRAFIGPLIQDEALASGIPKGEAQREATPYFRSTQATLELMQEVVTQFHAPEAGVHILVAPTGIQLCSDALFAGCIELSDRYNLCRHAHLLETKAQKQLAQEKYGCSGVEHLKRIGYLSDRTSLAHCVWLSDADVAILAETQSTVVHNPLSNLRLGSGIAPVLKYRQAGVNVSFGCDGSASNDSQDLLEAIKIGSMLHNITDFDYRNWITPRQSVEMAAFGGAKGLNMAEELGSLTAGKKADLVLYDLTSLSLLPRTDPIGLLILGRPTQAVNSVWVNGKQIVANGEVITIDVNELRQNLFERSQWDFNRQSKTVGEIEAHYREVMGLGLAKDYS
- a CDS encoding cysteine hydrolase family protein; the protein is MNRPLRTLGIPPNAWAVDEAIADITRPPLTPQIIALKTETKTLYLDLAKTAILVIDMQNDFCHPDGWLAHIGVDITPARQPIDPINKLLPELRDRDVPVIWLNWGNRSDLLNISAHVRHVYNPTGDGIGLGDPLPSNNARVLMAGSWAAAVVDELKQLPQDICVDKYRMSGFWDTPLDSILRNLGRTTLLFAGVNADQCVLVTLQDANFLGYDCVLIKDCTATTSPEYCWQATIYNVKQCFGFVTDSQAILHALATSN
- a CDS encoding cupin domain-containing protein encodes the protein MDTTRCMIPVAKSPQDYQAFKISPGDTNKLAIVFDTATANISLTICVEIFEIGGKTPPNRHQMAVEMFFILAGEGRATCDGKTVAIRAGDSVLVPPTGTHMIENTGSTRLYALCIMVPNEDFAELIRSGTPVELDAEDLAVLRRLPAPVLC
- a CDS encoding CocE/NonD family hydrolase is translated as MLTVRPKESASMLTRDGVRLDADIYRPDAEGEFPVLLMRQPYGRAIASTVVYAHPIWYAAHGYIVAIQDVRGRGTSQGEFKLFVNEINDGEDAVNWAANLPGSNGKVGMYGFSYQGMTQLYAAAAKPPALKTICPAMVAYDLYTDWVYEGGAFCLQTNLGWAIQLAAETARLQGDAAAHHTLYAAAQNIPLYDPVPSLNECLRKLAPNAFYHEWLEHSQPDSYWEEISPKKYLQNVDLPMLHIGGWFDTYLRGTIHLYKDFAARSAYRQQLLVGPWAHLPWSRKVGDVDFGIEALNPVDRLQIKWFDEFLKGIDRGLSQEPAVCLFEMGSNQWRKFDSWDKYTHKPYYLSSTGLASVREDEGKLVTIHPDPCPPDVLVHDPWRPVPALGGHAALPAGSFERSHIDRRSDVLTYTTDPLETDLYFAGDVAVKIWCSADTPYHDLCAVLSEVRSNGKVYNLTQGYLHVNEMRSPLRVVLQPTCVKIAKGHALRLSLSAACFPAYPINPGTGSPMGSTRLMDSQIVTLMVHCGGDRPSQVLLPVVTPS
- a CDS encoding DUF952 domain-containing protein yields the protein MNLILHITQRAQWETAQKVGIYRSNTLESEGFIHCSTPQQVINVANTFFRNQQGLVLLCIDSDKVQAEIRYEGTQQDELFPHIYGALNLDAVFQVLNFQPNQDGSFAFPLEIISFMS